A window of Prolixibacter sp. SD074 contains these coding sequences:
- a CDS encoding type II toxin-antitoxin system RelE/ParE family toxin: MVKLVWTELSTDDLKEIFDYIAKDSVRYASITVNKIYNRAQDIIDNPYVGRVVPEINMKFIREVISGNYRIVYKIINEFQVDILRVYHSARLLKADRLE; the protein is encoded by the coding sequence ATGGTCAAGTTAGTTTGGACTGAACTATCAACAGATGATTTAAAAGAAATCTTTGATTACATAGCAAAGGATTCTGTTCGATATGCGTCAATCACAGTAAATAAAATCTACAATCGAGCACAAGATATTATTGACAATCCTTACGTTGGACGGGTAGTTCCAGAGATAAATATGAAATTCATCAGAGAAGTGATTTCAGGAAATTATCGGATTGTGTACAAAATAATTAATGAATTTCAAGTTGATATTTTACGAGTTTATCATTCAGCAAGATTATTAAAAGCTGACAGATTGGAATAA